The Theileria orientalis strain Shintoku DNA, chromosome 2, complete genome genome has a window encoding:
- a CDS encoding uncharacterized protein (protein similar to CwfJ, C-terminal 1 domain containing protein) → MAFYGNKRRRHQQQRPTQDSRPNVEFKFDEELYRLNYAASDKLRRKILSEFSVESHEIPPSVYKKTAKLEVVSQTWKPRAYSTPRCFYCSLKHNFANCVISSSNSVTLILDGLKNCILEHQLVLVSNSHVQNTLYLDDNAYTELRNYQKTLVHMFQQMNRCVIFVETSMNDRSLKDSEHDQDVRRLKSNTYENDYFESSGTSRLDAGTYRSKAMDNDDRHNPRDGSNDDRIFKHRHGNDRQQPGSQPTNHCKIECFPIPLDYFEEARMYFTKALDEMGPSWSQNKKMAITGKTGVRGSIPQGFDYIHVDFSLSGEAVACVIEDPSRLRYTFARNIVAGVLNMDQLERAFRDSDDYSRGLNNIRKLYKDFDWTASS, encoded by the coding sequence ATGGCCTTCTACGGGAACAAGAGAAGGCGccatcagcagcagcgaccAACTCAGGATTCTCGCCCTAATGTTGAGTTCAAATTTGATGAGGAGTTGTACAGATTAAATTACGCTGCTTCTGATAAGCTCAGGAGAAAGATTTTGTCTGAGTTTTCGGTGGAATCCCACGAGATTCCCCCAAGTGTGTACAAGAAGACCGCAAAGCTCGAGGTGGTCAGTCAAACGTGGAAACCCAGGGCCTATTCGACTCCCAGGTGCTTTTACTGCTCCCTGAAACACAACTTTGCAAACTGCGTCATTTCGAGTTCGAATTCAGTCACTCTGATTCTTGACGGCCTCAAGAACTGTATTCTGGAGCACCAGCTGGTGCTAGTCTCGAACTCGCACGTGCAGAACACACTGTACCTGGATGACAACGCGTACACGGAGCTTCGGAATTACCAGAAGACGCTCGTGCACATGTTCCAGCAGATGAACAGGTGTGTGATCTTCGTGGAGACGTCGATGAACGACCGGAGTCTGAAGGACTCGGAGCACGATCAGGACGTTAGGAGACTTAAGTCAAACACCTACGAAAACGACTACTTTGAATCCAGCGGAACTAGTCGTCTTGATGCCGGGACGTACCGGTCGAAGGCCATGGACAACGACGACCGGCACAATCCCAGGGATGGCAGCAATGACGACCGCATATTTAAACATCGGCACGGCAACGACCGGCAGCAGCCCGGCTCTCAGCCCACCAATCACTGCAAAATAGAGTGCTTTCCGATTCCCCTGGACTACTTCGAGGAGGCCAGGATGTACTTTACTAAGGCCCTGGACGAGATGGGCCCCTCCTGGTCCCAGAACAAGAAGATGGCCATCACCGGCAAGACTGGAGTCAGGGGCTCCATTCCCCAGGGGTTCGACTACATCCACGTGGACTTCTCCCTCTCGGGGGAGGCAGTCGCCTGCGTCATCGAGGACCCCTCCAGACTCAGGTACACCTTCGCCAGGAACATCGTCGCCGGCGTCCTAAACATGGACCAGCTGGAGAGGGCCTTTAGGGACAGTGATGACTACAGCCGGGGCCTAAATAACATCAGAAAGCTCTATAAGGACTTCGACTGGACGGCGTccagttaa
- a CDS encoding uncharacterized protein (possible metal-binding region in RNase L inhibitor, RLI domain containing protein) has product MTKRSKQKNRDCINIHDVYANALKLTKPTSSEAETATNEKANAVKNEEGTSGPKDKIKLYLWYFNQCDSKRCTGKKLVRAGLVSELAIGKRFTGIVLSPLAKTVFSKEDTELVRTKGLAVIDCSWNKIGETPIQSLQARNTRLLPFLVAANPTHFGRPYELSCVEALASALYIANFREDSRNILSQFNWGETFIEVNREALELYSEKGHTSEDIMQLQGQYLEQAKSNLEDRKLMMDLDYQSISENID; this is encoded by the exons ATGACTAAGAGGTCTAAGCAAAAAAACCGTGATTGTATCAATATACATGATGTATATGCGAACGCACTCAAGTTGACGAAACCGACCTCTTCAGAAGCGGAAACCGCAACAAATGAGAAGGCAAATGCagtaaaaaatgaagaaggGACCTCTGGACCcaaagataaaattaaattgtacTTGTGGTACTTCAACCAATGCGATTCCAAGAGATGCACAGGAAAGAAGCTGGTGAGAGCAGGACTGGTGAGCGAACTGGCGATCGGGAAGAGGTTCACAGGGATAGTTCTGAGTCCCCTGGCGAAAACGGTCTTTTCGAAGGAGGACACGGAGCTGGTAAGAACTAAGGGGTTGGCAGTGATCGACTGCTCCTGGAACAAAATAGGTGAAACGCCAATACAGTCACTGCAGGCGA GAAACACGAGGCTGCTTCCGTTCCTGGTTGCGGCGAATCCAACACACTTCGGAAGGCCCTATGAGCTGTCGTGCGTGGAGGCACTCGCGTCGGCGCTGTACATTGCAA ACTTCAGAGAGGACTCGAGGAACATTCTGTCGCAGTTCAATTGGGGCGAGACTTTTATAGAGGTTAACAGGGAGGCCCTCGAACTCTACTCGGAGAAGGGCCACACGAGTGAGGATATAATGCAGCTGCAAGGCCAGTATTTGGAACAGGCGAAGAGCAACTTGGAGGATCGGAAGCTAATGATGGACTTGGACTACCAAAGCATATCCGAGAACATAGACTAG
- a CDS encoding uncharacterized protein (WD40 repeat-like domain containing protein): MDLLESYQSDDETGQDSTSDSSNLKFLGPKPLEQYRNKYKRLNQDSFGSRDPKFLKNHGVNSDSGEMALLVYDQKDEQSNLRSRVYQDYRNAKHMNKEAPKSTGVELSKVTKQETVLYDKNKDESLVVAIELGSRNNPSGVVRAESEHDRISAKDRASETLRNKSQTVSKKLTQEHSRKGEDMMYANYPVDHPMYKKHSSMATYTNDGSTFFLSESFGSVHSTPSGVTEKVYFNEVAFQDDMMKNDLKVVLENDPKVAEVKRRRLKESEVESEDVFGPWIPFEEGELPVHSSVLNKAESEEKEKKQKARTKNQLATSFAKYKPEQAEHLNEVVVSDGKQTTKFNDVNVSTFHRKVDTERQYKSWVPAPKNMKQYDRETYKAYLPKQEVHTYVGHTMAVQKIEFMPKTGHYLLSASMDGFVKIWDVNNTRKCVRTYKGHSKGVRDISFIEEGSKFYSCSFDSNSILWDTEYGKIIGIYTVEKTPYCLTVCPKDEWVFIVGGENKKASQFDARTGEVVLEYAEHMGCVNTVTFIDGNRRILTTGDDKKLLVWDYNIPAVVKQISNPAMHTVPAVVSHPSDKFVLAQSMDNQIVVFESSGSRFKQFGRKRFRGHQNSGYAIRPSCSHDGRYVASGDARGKLFIWDWKTCKNLQTLSGHKAVTMDCKWHPAYQSTVATCSWDGTIKLWE, encoded by the coding sequence atggatttGCTTGAATCTTATCAGAGTGATGATGAAACGGGTCAGGATTCCACATCAGATTCCtccaatttaaaatttttggGACCTAAGCCACTGGAACAATACAGaaataagtataaaagATTGAATCAAGATAGTTTTGGGAGCCGAGATCCTAAATTTTTGAAGAATCACGGAGTTAATAGTGATTCCGGGGAGATGGCTCTGTTGGTATATGATCAAAAGGATGAACAATCTAATTTACGATCAAGAGTGTATCAAGATTATCGCAATGCTAAGCACATGAATAAAGAAGCTCCTAAATCCACAGGAGTGGAGTTATCAAAGGTAACGAAGCAGGAGACTGTGCTGTACGACAAGAATAAGGACGAGTCGTTAGTAGTGGCAATTGAACTGGGATCAAGAAATAATCCGTCAGGAGTAGTTAGAGCGGAAAGCGAACACGACCGGATATCAGCAAAAGATCGTGCATCGGAAACGTTGAGGAACAAATCGCAAACTGTGTCGAAGAAGCTGACACAAGAACACAGTAGAAAGGGAGAAGACATGATGTACGCAAACTACCCAGTGGATCACCCGATGTATAAGAAGCACTCGTCGATGGCGACTTACACGAACGACGGCTCGACCTTCTTTTTATCGGAGTCGTTCGGGTCAGTACACTCGACGCCAAGTGGAGTGACGGAGAAGGTGTACTTCAACGAGGTGGCGTTCCAAGACGATATGATGAAAAATGACCTAAAAGTGGTGCTGGAAAACGACCCTAAGGTAGCCGAAGtgaagagaagaaggcTGAAGGAGTCGGAAGTGGAGTCGGAAGACGTGTTTGGACCGTGGATACCGTTCGAGGAAGGAGAGTTGCCAGTGCACTCGTCAGTGCTGAATAAGGCAGAGtcggaggagaaggagaagaagcaaAAGGCCAGAACGAAGAATCAGCTGGCAACATCGTTCGCAAAATACAAGCCGGAGCAAGCAGAGCACCTGAACGAGGTTGTGGTGAGCGACGGGAAGCAGACGACGAAGTTCAACGACGTAAATGTGTCGACCTTCCACAGGAAGGTGGACACGGAAAGACAATATAAGTCGTGGGTGCCAGCGCCGAAGAACATGAAGCAGTACGACCGGGAAACATACAAGGCCTATTTGCCTAAGCAGGAAGTGCACACTTACGTGGGACACACGATGGCAGTGCAGAAGATAGAGTTCATGCCGAAGACAGGACACTACCTGCTGTCGGCGTCAATGGACGGATTCGTTAAGATCTGGGACGTCAACAACACGAGGAAGTGCGTGAGGACGTACAAGGGGCACTCGAAGGGAGTGAGGGACATAAGCTTCATAGAAGAAGGGTCGAAGTTCTACAGCTGCAGCTTCGACTCGAACTCGATACTGTGGGACACAGAGTACGGGAAGATAATAGGAATATACACGGTCGAAAAAACGCCGTACTGCCTAACAGTGTGCCCGAAGGACGAGTGGGTCTTCATAGTGGGCGGAGAGAACAAGAAGGCGAGCCAGTTTGACGCAAGGACAGGAGAAGTGGTGCTCGAGTACGCGGAGCACATGGGCTGCGTAAACACAGTGACCTTCATCGACGGAAACAGAAGAATACTGACGACGGGAGACgacaagaagctgctggtgtGGGACTACAACATCCCGGCAGTGGTGAAGCAGATCTCGAACCCGGCAATGCACACGGTGCCGGCAGTGGTCAGCCACCCGAGCGACAAGTTCGTGCTCGCACAGAGCATGGACAACCAGATCGTGGTCTTCGAGTCCTCGGGTTCGCGCTTCAAGCAGTTCGGAAGGAAGAGGTTCCGAGGCCACCAGAACAGCGGATACGCGATCAGGCCCTCGTGCTCGCACGACGGAAGGTACGTGGCGAGCGGGGACGCGCGGGGGAAGCTCTTCATCTGGGACTGGAAGACCTGCAAGAACCTGCAGACGCTGAGCGGCCACAAGGCGGTGACGATGGACTGCAAGTGGCACCCGGCGTACCAGTCGACGGTGGCCACATGCTCCTGGGACGGAACAATAAAACTCTGGGAGTAG
- a CDS encoding uncharacterized protein (carbonic anhydrase, eukaryotic family protein), protein MKRVRVHMMTKTKIIRMRTSSHMKRLSEIDNPGARNYVKLIVNSTNERSLWDTVNMYKYSFIYIYLSINIILNHSKCEEQKSSSADRANNVNGSTTVSVTVTHAPDSSVQSSTHQEAPVNSHTNYRPVTFPGSKLPSWDYVRHGSDWTHGMCSAGYKQSPVDLHVEGLKDDGPSNLKSVYDSVLRGETPDLSTNAWKRGDIVLRSPNVFRLTVPQNEGSTFGALFTTDKPNLYVATHIDFHSPSEHTFDGSANRRQIEMQIWHYLSDAPSSDLGIGSLDVPETTEVNMLITKSVKNTTAAGGPPEHNLFKHSSANTSWQGQTPLPNQGNTHTVFTSTVPNLSGSHNSADLSHLNLKTAEGSTGSFPLLSLHSGKPASAKGPEPEHDHEPDFEDEHDTELYYESDDHGPSMVQLTQKVASSDDQHPLNSNKSSSYKKLLENDRFDLFSKYLLTHLNNSANNLSSEQMHIREKKMARQKNTHWGRWAVISLTFMSEEIEKTNIESLRNFPSERFMNEVFRAGSSVNVTESHDYPSVGALNSNRSDDPLPVVDVDVPLNLSSLFMMLEVKNVNYFAYDGSFTQPGCEETVRWYVAKESLPISTELMLQIHRMLNPNPHESNPNNYVDNYRELQNVNNKCRNVGKVRFIHGYPMEYFVISPFSRALTKVSRFKAAKMSLILALSLLLISI, encoded by the exons atgaaaaggGTTAGGGTGCACATGATGACGAAAACGAAAATAATTCGAATGCGCACCTCATCGCATATGAAACGTTTGTCTGAAATAGACAATCCAGGTGCTAGGAACTACG taaaattaatcGTAAATTCAACAAACGAGAGGAGCTTATGGGACACTGTGAACATGTATAAGTACTCcttcatatatatatacttgtctattaatataattctAAACCATTCTAAATGCGAAGAGCAGAAGAGTTCGAGCGCTGATCGGGCCAATAACGTCAATGGTTCCACCACAGTGTCGGTCACTGTCACCCACGCTCCGGATTCCAGTGTCCAGTCCAGCACACATCAGGAGGCGCCTGTCAATTCTCACACCAACTACAGGCCTGTGACCTTTCCAG GCTCGAAGCTCCCTTCTTGGGACTACGTGAGGCACGGGTCTGACTGGACCCACGGGATGTGCAGCGCCGGGTACAAGCAGTCGCCGGTCGACCTGCACGTGGAGGGGCTGAAGGACGACGGCCCTTCCAACCTTAAGTCCGTCTACGACTCTGTGCTGAGGGGCGAGACGCCTGACCTGTCTACCAACGCCTGGAAGCGGGGCGACATT GTGCTCAGGTCCCCGAACGTGTTCAGACTCACCGTTCCTCAGAACGAGGGGTCGACCTTCGGCGCTCTGTTCACCACTGATAAGCCCAACCTCTATGTTGCCACGCACATAGACTTCCACTCGCCCAGCGAGCACACTTTCGACGGCTCCGCCAACCGTAGGCAGATTGAGATGCAGATTTGGCACTACCTGAGCGACGCGCCTTCCAGCGACCTTGGCATCGGCTCCCTCGACGTCCCTGAGACCACTGAGGTAAACATGCTAATAACGAAGTCGGTGAAGAACACGACCGCAGCCGGCGGTCCTCCTGAGCACAACTTATTCAAGCACTCGAGTGCTAACACGTCCTGGCAGGGTCAGACACCCTT ACCCAATCAGGGCAACACGCACACCGTGTTCACTTCAACTGTGCCGAACCTCAGCGGCTCGCACAATTCGGCCGATTTATCTCATCTAAACCTTAAAACTGCTGAAGGTTCCACAGGTTCGTTTCCCCTCTTATCACTTCATTCAGGTAAACCCGCGAGTGCCAAGGGCCCTGAGCCTGAGCACGACCATGAGCCTGACTTCGAGGATGAGCACGACACTGAGCTGTATTACGAGTCCGATGACCATGGCCCCAGCATGGTTCAGCTCACGCAGAAGGTCGCTTCTTCCGACGACCAGCACCCGCTCAACTCCAACAAGTCTTCCAGCTACAAGAAGCTGCTTGAGAACGACCGGTTTGACTTGTTTAGCAAGTACCTTTTGACTCACCTGAATAACTCTGCCAATAACCTGAGCAGCGAGCAGATGCACATTCGCGAGAAGAAGATGGCTCGGCAGAAGAACACTCACTGGGGTCGCTGGGCCGTCATATCGCTCACCTTCATGAGCGAGGAGATTGAGAAGACCAACATTGAGAGCCTCAGGAACTTCCCCTCCGAGCGCTTCATGAACGAGGTGTTCCGGGCCGGCTCCTCCGTGAACGTCACTGAGAGCCACGACTACCCCTCGGTCGGCGCCCTAAACTCCAACCGCTCCGACGACCCCCTGCCCGTCGTCGACGTCGACGTCCCCCTCAACCTCTCTTCGCTGTTCATGATGCTTGAGGTGAAGAACGTCAACTACTTCGCGTACGACGGCTCCTTCACTCAGCCCGGCTGCGAGGAGACTGTGCGCTGGTACGTGGCCAAGGAGTCGCTTCCCATTTCCACTGAACTAATGTTACAAATTCATCGCATGCTCAACCCCAACCCTCACGAGTCAAATCCTAACAACTACGTGGACAACTACCGCGAGTTGCAGAACGTTAACAACAAATGCAGAAACGTCGGCAAGGTGCGTTTCATTCACGGGTACCCTATGGAGTACTTCGTGATATCGCCGTTCAGCCGCGCCCTTACAAAGGTTTCGCGCTTCAAGGCTGCGAAGATGTCGCTGATTCTAGCACTTTCGTTACTTctaatttcaatttaa
- a CDS encoding uncharacterized protein (protein of unknown function DUF1716, eukaryotic domain containing protein), protein MDDSTQEPISSSNIKKYVNLLLKRYQTNQNDRITNPDDPEKWIKSEVDLDEHIRLFADLSTIPSLYPQFLNLGGFKVLSDILSHQNIDIVIPCITVLSELLDPEIIFNLNNTEDFLKELEFLSIHKLCINGLLKIEEDNGEMDYNGVKSSFELIENLVEITPSVINDMATNVDLLGFLIKRMKTSKTMEYDSNRIHASEILCIILQGSEEAVVKVGNKDPLDGIDAMLRIIAIYRKRDPESIEEEELVENVFQCLCRLMFNKDNQLRFGKIQGLQLAIRLIRERRKTYKQALKLLDYALLDCPENCKQFVVLFGLKCIFSVLMRKGVSTKVGSEEEKQEDENVVSVLNSLCSHCNGEELSRVVNKFVENKHEKLERIVELHKKYTQRSKALLKKIEQNKQHSKEIFDMLSLNEGEQSYLDKYEAGLSICQMIDCVMVRLYNVDNKNLPLCLLVLLHNKGVDIQDIYNNVSDFLEHLSEDARDTREVVEGLLKNFLMGAKNSGYFD, encoded by the exons ATGGATGATTCTACTCAAGAG CCAATATCTAGCAGCAACATTAAAAAGTATGTAAACTTGCTGTTGAAGAGATACCAAACGAACCAGAATGACAGAATAACAAACCCAGATGATCCAGAAAA GTGGATAAAGTCAGAAGTAGATTTGGATGAACACATAAGGCTGTTTGCCGACCTTTCAACCATTCCTTCACTATACCCTCAATTTCTAAACCTAGGAGGATTTAAGGTTTTATCGGATATTCTATCGCATCAAAACATAG ATATCGTAATCCCATGTATCACGGTACTTTCGGAGCTCCTGGACCCggaaataatatttaatttaaacaacacTGAAGATTTCCTCAAAGAATTG GAATTTCTATCAATCCACAAGTTGTGCATTAATGGATTGCTGAAAATTGAAGAAG ATAATGGAGAAATGGACTATAACGGAGTCAAGAGTTCGTTCGAACTGATTGAAAATTTGGTGGAGATAACGCCCAGTGTCATAAATGACATGGCAACAAACGTGGATTTACTAGGATTCTTAATCAAGAGAATGAAAACCAGTAAAACAATGGAATATGACTCGAATAGAATACACGCGAGTGAGatattgtgtataataCTGCAAGGATCGGAAGAGGCGGTAGTGAAAGTAGGAAACAAGGACCCCCTGGACGGAATAGACGCTATGCTAAGAATAATAGCAATATACAGAAAGAGGGACCCAGAAAGCATAGAAGAG gaggagctggtggagaATGTTTTCCAGTGCCTGTGCAGACTGATGTTCAA TAAGGACAATCAACTGAGATTCGGGAAGATTCAAGGACTCCAGTTGGCAATAAGGCTGATACGTGAAAGGAGAAAAACATATAAGCAGGCACTGAAGCTTCTGGACTACGCACTGCTAGACTGCCCGGAGAACTGTAAACAATTTGTTGTACT GTTTGGACTCAAGTGTATCTTCAGTGTCCTGATGAGGAAGGGAGTATCTACGAAAGTGGGATCTGAGGAGGAGAAACAGGAAGATG AGAACGTAGTGAGCGTGCTCAATTCACTGTGCTCGCACTGCAATGGAGAAGAGTTGT CACGGGTGGTGAACAAGTTCGTGGAGAACAAACACGAGAAGCTCGAGAGGATAGTGGAACTACACAAGAAATACACCCAAAGGTCTAAAGCACTTCTGAAAAAGATAGAACAGAACAAGCAGCACTCGAAGGAGATATTCGACATGCTGAGTCTGAACGAGGGGGAGCAGAGCTACCTGGACAAGTACGAGGCGGGCCTGTCGATATGTCAGATGATAGACTGCGTGATGGTGAGGCTGTACAACGTGGATAACAAGAACCTGCCGCTGTGCCTGTTGGTCTTGCTACACAACAAGGGAGTGGACATACAGGACATATACAACAACGTATCAG ACTTTTTGGAGCATTTGTCTGAGGATGCGAGGGACACGAGGGAGGTGGTGGAAGGCTTGCTCAAAAACTTCCTCATGGGCGCGAAAAACTCGGGATATTTCGactaa
- a CDS encoding uncharacterized protein (molecular chaperone, heat shock protein, Hsp40, DnaJ family protein), translated as MDKSAKNNNKYLFYDDLDDNINGYTEGNYYFNNMSYPFTPNGKNSFYDDTFIDNSKKYFKMKLRSTVADSKFREQSAYNVNSKPKREKTSEESSKTEDMFDFSYNDAKNAETQFKDFYERTFTKKTDYDKASEFSGIDMFDQDVSKEDSENYDINYFVNQSKTNGNIFGDGKGGGQEDGKFDLLDLVSTLRDIANKIEFNDYKNTSKTMKYEDHILFLNNKISRLNEELKVSRKELDATKSKMEEKIGELESHIRQLTSMVRESGSDTFDLGFTENVVGKSSEVSSTTIPAVTVEFSELDQESKAFANRLMRYLYADINDSESSQFMPRLYKCLKQMPEVVQCKQVVKHIEDCIRRDAQKIHARLSQNGLLAEEELFVDSVFGIPQSNAERQVVSELESTLQFTSNSKGAHSESSLLSPKAGKSSGEEVPYTKTHVIMNRGVAWAIFKATSMNSLYNYLFEALDCDNFRIVETINYAICSKFMDFQLAQKYEGKVRHPLMWSFGQNCNSSQAYRYVKMLNYNFHKLPSDPTTGDNLWHMVARGNSTYLAQRLKSFSIYTQNLNEVNKAGRTPLDISTNVVRRELYVNLIVDLASKGSEMYKRTDYDKALEFYNDAINYQSQLITSRCFNDNGSATRDSATYTDNTSSGTDRQSGRDSHSGGYTSTTGGTGSNANGGGPTATTPGLSGRPESRSARDAPVRSDNYDLNMGKLYYNKARTLMHLNRWVESIEYCEMCLKHIPNYYNAYETCVRAYENLLDWDSAAKTCVAMRENCGLMDEHRYQYILDQRDATYFQLLDVDKNASQADIKKAFNAMCKIWHPDKNTHNLSEDIKKRCINHFNRLFEAREKLMDPSIKSLQQMKRETNYKVPSPCVNSERTREDAKEPQKESSVEFYAEETKESNRFEPQNDATSLGEKKAQKSSDPKLLKSRDTLNELTMERLKFMDSFNLLKGQASFDYESFSWGQLFAFGELT; from the exons atGGATAAATCGgccaaaaataacaataaatatctGTTTTATGATGATTTAgatgataatataaatggCTATACAGAAGGGAACTATTATTTCAATAATATGTCATATCCATTCACTCCAAATGGAAAAAACTCATTCTATGATGATACTTTTATAGATAATTCGAAgaagtattttaaaatgaagttgAGGTCGACGGTCGCAGACTCAAAATTCAGAGAACAGTCGGCATATAACGTAAACTCAAAGCCGAAGAGAGAAAAGACCAGCGAAGAGAGTAGTAAGACGGAAGATATGTTCGATTTTTCATACAACGACGCGAAAAATGCGGAAACGCAATTTAAGGACTTTTACGAACGCACATTCACGAAAAAGACCGACTACGATAAAGCCAGCGAATTCAGCGGAATTGACATGTTCGACCAAGATGTAAGCAAGGAGGACTCAGAAAACTATGATATAAACTACTTCGTGAACCAGTCGAAGACAAATGGTAACATATTTGGAGATGGTAAAGGAGGCGGGCAGGAGGACGGCAAGTTTGATTTATTGGACCTGGTGTCGACCTTGAGAGATATagcaaataaaattgagttCAACGACTACAAAAACACCTCGAAAACAATGAAGTACGAAGACCACATCCTATTCTTGAACAATAAGATATCGAGGTTGAACGAAGAGTTGAAGGTATCACGAAAGGAGCTTGATGCAACGAAGAGTAAAATGGAGGAAAAAATAGGAGAGTTGGAATCGCACATAAGGCAGTTGACGTCGATGGTGAGGGAGAGTGGAAGCGACACGTTCGACCTGGGCTTCACAGAGAACGTAGTGGGAAAGTCGAGTGAAGTCAGTAGCACGACAATCCCGGCAGTGACGGTGGAGTTCTCAGAGTTGGACCAGGAGAGTAAGGCATTCGCAAACAGGCTCATGAGGTACCTGTACGCGGACATAAACGACTCGGAGTCGTCGCAGTTCATGCCAAGGCTATACAAGTGCCTGAAGCAGATGCCGGAAGTGGTGCAGTGTAAGCAGGTGGTGAAGCACATCGAAGACTGCATACGCAGAGACGCGCAGAAGATACACGCGAGGCTATCGCAAAACGGACTCTTggcggaggaggagcttTTTGTAGATTCAGTGTTCGGAATACCGCAGTCAAACGCGGAGAGGCAAGTGGTGTCGGAACTGGAGTCGACGCTCCAGTTTACGTCGAACAGTAAGGGGGCGCACTCTGAGTCGAGTCTGCTCTCGCCAAAAGCGGGAAAGAGCTCGGGAGAGGAGGTGCCATACACGAAGACGCACGTGATCATGAACAGAGGAGTCGCGTGGGCAATATTCAAGGCGACGAGCATGAACAGCCTCTACAACTACCTCTTTGAGGCGCTCGACTGCGACAACTTCAGAATCGTGGAGACGATCAACTACGCAATCTGCTCGAAGTTCATGGACTTCCAGCTGGCGCAGAAGTACGAAGGGAAGGTGAGGCACCCGCTGATGTGGTCCTTCGGACAGAACTGCAACAGCAGTCAGGCGTACAGATACGTAAAAATGCTCAACTATAACTTCCATAAGCTGCCGAGTGACCCGACGACGGGAGATAACCTGTGGCACATGGTGGCCAGAGGAAACAGCACGTACCTGGCTCAGAGGCTAAAGTCGTTCTCAATATACACGCAAAACCTGAACGAAGTAAACAAGGCAGGGAGGACGCCGCTGGACATTTCGACGAACGTCGTGAGGAGGGAGCTCTACGTGAACCTGATTGTGGATCTGGCCTCGAAGGGCTCGGAGATGTACAAAAGGACGGACTACGACAAGGCGCTGGAGTTCTACAACGACGCGATAAACTACCAGTCGCAGCTGATAACGAGCCGGTGCTTCAACGACAACGGAAGCGCGACGAGGGACTCCGCAACGTACACGGATAACACGAGCAGCGGCACCGACAGGCAGAGCGGCAGAGACAGCCACAGCGGAGGATACACTAGCACGACGGGAGGCACGGGCAGCAACGCGAACGGAGGCGGGCCGACGGCGACCACGCCAGGACTCTCGGGAAGGCCCGAGAGCAGAAGCGCAAGAGACGCTCCGGTCAGGTCGGACAACTACGACCTGAACATGGGGAAGCTCTACTACAACAAGGCGAGGACGCTGATGCACCTCAACCGTTGGGTGGAGTCGATCGAGTACTGCGAAATGTGCCTGAAGCACATCCCGAACTACTACAACGCGTACGAGACGTGCGTGCGGGCCTACGAGAACCTGCTCGACTGGGACTCGGCGGCGAAGACCTGCGTCGCCATGCGGGAGAACTGCGGCCTCATGGACGAGCACAGGTACCAGTACATCCTGGACCAGCGCGACGCGACGTACTTCCAGCTGCTCGACGTCGACAAGAACGCCTCGCAGGCGGACATCAAGAAGGCCTTCAACGCAATGTGCAAGATATGGCACCCAGACAAGAACACACACAATTTGTCTGAAGACATCAAAAAGAGGTGCATAAACCACTTCAACAG GCTCTTTGAAGCGAGGGAGAAGTTAATGGACCCTAGCATCAAGTCGTTGCAGCAGATGAAGAGAGAAACAAACTATAAGGTGCCAAGCCCATGTGTAAATTCAGAAAGGACCCGAGAAGACGCGAAAGAACCACAGAAGGAGTCGTCGGTGGAGTTTTATGCGGAAGAAACCAAGGAATCCAACAGATTCGAACCGCAGAACGATGCCACGAGCTTGGGAGAGAAGAAGGCGCAAAAGTCAAGTGACCCTAAGCTCCTGAAGTCGAGAGATACTTTAAATGAGCTGACCATGGAGAGGCTAAAATTTATGGACTCGTTTAACCTGCTCAAGGGGCAGGCCTCCTTCGACTACGAATCGTTTTCATGGGGACAGCT CTTCGCCTTTGGTGAATTAACTTAA